In Coriobacteriia bacterium, the following proteins share a genomic window:
- the mtnA gene encoding S-methyl-5-thioribose-1-phosphate isomerase — MPIEDKIPRTIWWEDGVVRLVDQSRLPLVGDVLECSDHTGVCWAIKGLAVRGAPALGVAAALAIALWVANESKEIDDVAEFFMGLEEVADEIAETRPTAVNLRWGAQRMKLLAAANSDLPLPELRELIIQEALNIASEDEARNREIGRHGAELIEPGSRLLTHCNAGSLATAYFGTALGVIFTAHEQGKVEHVWVDETRPVMQGARLTAWELMVAGVPCALITDSMAAAVMAAGAVDAVIVGADRIAANGDTANKIGTYGLAVLAHEHGIPFYVAAPTSTVDLTISTGAEIPIEERDHDEVTGVAWSAVFEATDAKVSAAFDALTIEGPFDVDLGRGHKLLVSRKGGAFQLDGWARIAPVDVPVYNPAFDVTPNRYISAIITERGVARPDFETSLALLCMGSGALHELESFGELGSD; from the coding sequence ATGCCGATCGAGGACAAGATCCCGCGCACCATCTGGTGGGAGGACGGAGTGGTCCGCTTGGTGGACCAGTCGCGTCTCCCGCTAGTCGGAGACGTCCTCGAGTGCTCGGATCACACGGGCGTATGTTGGGCGATCAAGGGCCTCGCGGTGAGAGGTGCGCCGGCGCTCGGCGTCGCCGCTGCGCTCGCGATAGCCCTGTGGGTGGCGAACGAGAGCAAGGAGATCGACGACGTCGCGGAGTTCTTCATGGGGCTCGAAGAGGTCGCCGACGAGATCGCCGAGACGCGTCCGACCGCAGTGAACCTGCGCTGGGGAGCTCAGAGGATGAAGCTGCTGGCGGCGGCCAACTCCGACCTGCCGCTCCCCGAACTGAGGGAACTCATCATCCAGGAGGCTCTCAACATCGCCTCCGAGGACGAAGCGCGCAACCGCGAGATCGGCCGGCACGGTGCGGAACTGATCGAGCCGGGCTCACGTCTGCTCACGCACTGCAACGCCGGTTCGCTGGCGACCGCTTACTTCGGGACGGCGCTCGGCGTGATCTTCACCGCGCACGAGCAGGGCAAGGTCGAGCACGTCTGGGTCGACGAGACGCGTCCGGTGATGCAGGGCGCGCGTCTCACGGCTTGGGAACTCATGGTCGCGGGCGTGCCGTGCGCACTCATCACCGACAGCATGGCGGCCGCCGTCATGGCGGCCGGGGCCGTGGACGCCGTCATCGTCGGCGCCGACCGCATCGCCGCGAACGGCGACACCGCGAACAAGATCGGCACGTACGGGCTCGCGGTGCTCGCGCACGAGCACGGCATCCCGTTCTACGTCGCGGCGCCGACCTCCACCGTCGACCTCACCATCTCCACGGGCGCGGAGATCCCCATCGAGGAGCGCGATCACGACGAGGTCACCGGCGTCGCGTGGTCGGCGGTCTTCGAGGCCACCGACGCGAAGGTGAGCGCGGCGTTCGACGCGCTGACCATCGAAGGCCCGTTCGACGTCGACCTCGGCCGCGGGCACAAGCTGCTGGTCTCGCGCAAGGGAGGGGCGTTCCAGCTCGATGGGTGGGCGCGCATCGCCCCGGTCGACGTGCCGGTGTACAACCCCGCGTTCGACGTCACGCCCAATCGCTACATCAGTGCCATCATCACCGAACGCGGCGTCGCGAGGCCGGACTTCGAGACTTCGCTCGCGCTGCTGTGCATGGGGTCGGGCGCGCTGCACGAGCTGGAGTCGTTCGGGGAACTCGGCTCGGACTAG